tccatatgtgttattttatagttttaaaatccccagtattgttgtagaatgtagaaaataaatcactaaacaaaaacatagaAATTTGCAAGTCACCCTTAACTTTTGAacggtaatgtgtgtgtatatatgatatgatataatattatgcgtgtttatatatgtgtgtgcgcatgtatggtttatttttttttttttaagccagttAGCAAATCAGGGCCAAGTATAATGTCTTTTGGTCAACTTTTGTATTCCTATCCAAGTAACCATTAACTATGTTTGTGCAGGACATGGATCCTCGTCTCACAGCTTGGAAGGGTGGAGCAGTGTTGGCTTGTCTAGACACCACACAGGAGTTATGGATCCATCAGGGAGAATGGCAAAGATTTGGTGCACGCATGCTCCGTGAAAGAGCAGCATTTGTCTGGTGAAactgcacgcgtgtgtgtgcgtgtgcacgtCTGTGTATatgaaagggagagagaggagtgtgtgagaaatGGACAGAGCATAACGCATGAGAATTCATTATCATATTTGTTGCTGTATATATTATTTGCTAAGGAAATATGTATGTGTTGAACACATGATTTGTACTgcaatttttttctgaaaagttaaaatacaaataaagttgaTGAAATTAAGAAAGTGTTAGATTTTGGGAAAAAAAGCCTAGAGGTTATCTTCCATTCAAACGCAAACcagttttcttgtttttctcgCTATTGAGGATGTGGTCTTTATAGATGCATATCATCAGATTTTGCTAAATGTCATCTTCTGAGAACTCAGATTATGCAAACAACCTCCTTAtgaagtcagtaaaaaaatcttaaagctTGATCAAAAGATATTAAGTTCTGTCAGGTAATGGCCcagactaaaataaataatgataaagtcataaaaatatgacggagtaaaaaaaaataaaatcacagatGTATAGAATACAGCACTGAATGTCTGTAGCAATAAGAAGACGAATAAGTAGTAGCAATGaatgtgaccttttttttttttttaggtttgtgTCATTGAAGCAGCCATACTTCTAGATTATATCTTTATTCTGTTTAGTTATTTACAGCTGTTCTTTTCTGTGatttcaaattgtgaaagataTTTTTAGGAACTTTATTACATGTATAACCTCAGGAATGTTTTGTAATTAAACAGTTTATACACTACCCTTTTGTTACAACCCTTTTGTAGTAAAGAAATCACACCAGAGTCTTGACAAGTGCtgaaagtttattttctttatgttgTTGTGTATATTCACAACGACCGTAATGCCTCATAACACCATAACTCAaactaaaaaagattttaattaaagagCAAGAAATGAGCTTCTTTGACATTCAGcactaatttaaataaatcaaacaaaccCACATTTAAGTCATTTTCAAACAAAGAACACATCAAAGCATACTAGCTTGATGAATGACAGTGGCATGTAACAAATGCAGTCGATTTTACATCTCAGATCACAACATTAAAGATAGATGGCTTATTTCATGCAAAGCAAACACTTCGTACCAAGACTGCGGGAGAACACAATGATTTTGAAAGAATTAAGGTTCATCCAATGATTTGAAGCATTGTGGTTGACTGCATGACCTCACAAAGTGACTCACATCAACTGTGGTATGAGTGACATATTAAAttaatcataaaataataaattaacccTGTGTGTTGATTGAAATGTATTAATGGAGCAAGTATTCTTACTTGTGCATTTATGAATTTATCCATGAAATATTATGAAACAATGAATTTAGAAATGTATTATGTAACTTGTGTATGTAAATTACTATGGACATCCACTTAATGGATTGAAACCAACTATTTCATTAGATTTCTTCTGTCCAAATTCTGCACAGCATCTCTGACCTTCTTGGCTGGTTCTTTACAGCGACATGATTTAAACCTGCAACCTGAGATATTTTTTTGAGTGGAGAACAGTTGATGGAGTTTCTCGAGCTCTCTGGGCAAAATAAGGGCCTTGCAACCTCTGAGCTCTACTGGCGTTGTGCTTCTATGCCCATCAATGTCCAGGTGCACCACCAAGAACTTTTGGAGCTGCTGAGGATCATGGGCACAACTGGCAACCAGGTTTAGTGCCAATGAGAAAAGTTCACAGGCAGAAGCTGGGACTGTGTAATCAGCAATGACACATTCTTTGTTTGATATCAAGCAGgctgtgggggaaaaaagttgCTTTGTTAGTTTAAGAAGGTTTAAGCTCATTTTGGTTGTCTCAAACGGGGAGGATGGAGGGATAAAATAGACAATGTTTACAAAATAGTCATATAAAAGTTTGGGTGACCAGAAATCCatctaaataaataactcattcactcatcttctataccgctttatcctgtattcaggttcgcggggacctggagcctatcccaggagacttagggcacgaggcagggtacaccctggacagggtgccaatccatcgcagggcacacacacatacccacacacacacacactcacacactacagcaaactccatgcacacagagacaggctgggaattaaacctggaccctggagatgccaggcgacagtgctaaccactacaccaccatgcgtAGTGGGATTGGTGAGTAGCCCAGAGtaggttgtattttttttttcccccttagtGAATTTAACCTACATTTAAATGTTCATCTTGCCTATATTTCTTCCATGGGAATACCTTCACTTTTCTGTATAAAGCAATACAACATTTTGTTTTCCTGTTAGAAATGGTTTTGAgtggaaactttttttaaacattatttaataacCCTTTAAGGGGAACCATTTTTCTTAAGAATGCTGTATAATGTggatttaaatacaaatatagcAAGAGATTCTGCAGTCATTACCCTGCAGAAGTGTCAAAGCGTTAGCACACAACATTGCGCATAGgggacatttttaaaaaggagatTTACTTATTGGCAGGTTACCTGTGTCATTGCTGGACTCATTCTTCTGTGGTGGTAAGATGATGAGAACTTTATCAGCACAAATCACTTGCGAATTAAGCCAACGTAGTGTGCCTTGTCCCGCCAAACTGCCTCTCTGCCACATGTCAATAATTACTTTTAGCTCTCTGTGACATTGCAAAAATTCAGCTATGGCCATCACAGCACTCTGGAACACACTGTCCACTGCAGGATACACCACCAGCACTCCTACTGATCCTGCAGAGTCTAGGCCACTCTTGGAATAGTCAAACCTCTTGCGCATCCAAAATTGCCCTGGAAGTGAAATGTTTATTCATGCTTTGATAAAAATGAACCATAAATAAAGTCATGATGATGAAATTGCTCACAAGACTGAATTGTCAGAAATACACGATTGTTGGTGAAATTATTTccaaggggcattcaagtcaaccTAGAACCTTTTTTCATTGTGCTGAATAACAGAATaagtataaaaaagtaaaaaacttgtttttcatttctccatataactcctgctatactaatgcacttatcccagtgtttcactattgCCTGCCTGGTTGCCATTAAGGTTAAAAGTTTTCTCAtgacgccagagccatgatcagactgcctgcttcacatctgaaatcctggcctcccaggaactaaTTTACTGGCCCAAATATGTTGAATTtgtttggagtgaggtcaggactgcacaggggatgtggcagtaGCTCCtggctgagttcctgtaattcGCAAGGGTTGTTCCTaattgattgtgtgtacagttctcacagactgATGCGTCTCTTCCTTAAGGTagcaacaagttatccatccATTTTCAAAGATCAGGCGTTCTTTTCACTGAATGCTTACGGGAATGACTGAAGTGACCTCAGAGTCACCTCAGTCAGGATTATCATTCACCGCcgtatggattttttttaatctataattTTACTACAGCTTAAAGTCTCATTACTGTACTATGCTTAAGGGCTTCTGTAACTGTCAATTAGTTTTCTGCctttattcacaagaaatttcctCATAAGTCCagttttgacttgaatgcctctcgtacaaaaacaaataagaaaacaagCAGTCAAAGGTGTGAAAGACACAGGCATTGCCATAAAACCTGTAAGAGAGAAGAAACACAGTTAAATGAATTTGAATTGTGTACAATTAGGATCATAGTGCATCTTGGGAAAATTTGAATAtcatgaatttttttctttcattatttcatttcaaaagtgaaactcagtatcttaaaatatataatatattatgtcCATTTATGCAATTAGTTCTTGGATGTTCTGCCTGTGGCACTGTTGAGGTGTTGTGGAagaccaggggcctcatgtatcaacgctgcgtacacacaaaaactttgcttacgccagttttcatgctcacggtcggatttattaacagtgaaattaacgtgagaatgtgcgttcttccacaccaacttcatgtctggcgtacgtgtatttcttgtgtgtgtgtgttttatttcagttggcgactcctagaggcaattatgttaaattgcacactacaaagtatcgcaccaacacatgaaaaacattgctattaatatataattaataaaatgggttaataaacacaatatttttctaccaattatttgatttagaacatataaaagcatttgcaaatgtatacaacccttagtctatggcaatggcagtgttggccttacTAGAGGACATTGTTAAAGGCCGAATCGTAAGGGAACGCGTTTTTAgtgatcacagtgattttctggcccacaATGAGCTCTGGCTTATTGGCAGTTTTAGATTTCCAAGAACTATCCTtttggagctctgtgctgagttgggtccaaatttggcAAGAGAGACAGCGGggagccacgcattacccgttcccttacaggtgcttacaacgcttggtttcctggcaactggttctttccaaagggaactggtagaccgctcggggttaagccagtcgtctttgagccgtgcaatgccagctgtatgggacgggatcatcTGCATGTCTAGCAGGTAGCCTATATAAGatttccataccatgcagttgaccagccaaacattaaagcgcaatttgcagcgggatcgccggttttcctaatgtaatcggagcgatcgactacacgcacattgctataaaggcgccatctgaagacgaatttgcatacgtgaattggaaacatttccaattaataaatgtgcaaataatatgtgatgctcaaatgcgcctaacaaatattgtggcaaggtggcctgggcCAACCCATCAATTCCAGGTTCAGAACAACCTGGGATAACCCATGATTCATttatcctcacaaacagcatggttgggatgaggctccagggtggcagggtgcgcgatgggtggcttcttggtgagtgatgtatttaaagatattattccagctaagtttttttttattttgttattaattccggaggacaaacttgcaaataacagtttttctccggtttacctccgataggagcacctccaattcacattctgtgaagtttctcttcttgcttgtttttgccattgctttttcgtttggttttgccaaagtggagtcattaacatatttatacagaggaggaggcagggaggggttttgcgctcgtgcacgtgcgctcaatttcacgttaattcggatgtacaaagagaatatgcgtgggattccgcgtacgcagtgtttcatacagcacatttacagctttgtccgtacgcaatgttttagtatgaattcaacgcaagtctttgtacatgaggccccaggtgGCTTTAATAGCAGCCTTTAGCTCATCTGTATTGTCAATTCAGGTGTTTCTTATCTTCCTCCTCACAATACCCCTCATTGTGTGCCGGTGCTCTCAAATGTGTGCTTTTACTGTatctccaaaataaaaaaaaggtgtataaaaattaaaagaatgtggCACAAGTGTAAATATGTGCCTAGAGGCAGCCATCCACCAAAAGTCAGAATCCAGGAGTTAAACAAATCCATAGATACACATCATGACCTGAAATTTGTCTGCTCTTGTGAGACAGTGGAGACTGTGACATGTTTGAGCTCACTGTAATCAGAATATCTCTAAATTGTCTGCAGAGCAATGGAAAAATACCAGCAGACAACGAAAGGTAAAGAGCagtatgtaaatattaaacatttaaaaccacCTCGGCTAAAgtacaaagaaaataattataattataataaaaagtacTTACAGAtaatcaacaaaatgataactgCTGCACACCCAATGCAGATCAGGATGACACAAGTTTGATTTTCCTTTGGTTCTGGAAAAAAATGCTACACTTTTAAAGCTTATGATTGTATCACAGTTTAAAGATGCACATCAGTTAATACATGCTTAGATGTCTTACCTTCTGTTGGTGCAGCTGTTGATGGCtctagaaataataaaacaatatgttATACCAAACAGGATATCTGTCTCTTAAATCTCTTTTCAAAaagaagcctttatttgtcatatgATCATAGCAGCACAGGAAGCCGGGGCCACAGCACAAGATTAGCGATgataaattgttagtatttcaaatagcatggaaggagagcatcctgaactatagaaaagctcttagtgtagctagatcaacatatctctccacccttaaagaaaataacaaaataatcctagatttttatttagtgctgtagccaaattgaccaagaaataagaccactgcagaaatctccacaacaacatcatgcaatagtgaggacttcatgaacttttttaataataaaattgtaaatattaggcataaaattgaggttttgaaaccgaacaatgtaattgatgcagatgttaatctagccacgtcagatcagaacctagaatactttactccccttgaagagaatgaactaatttcactcatctcttcttcaaattcatcaacctgtatattagatcctgtaccgacacattttcttaaacagatagtaccagcaacaacagaacccctgttgaaaataattaattcttcactcagcattggttatgttccaaaatcttttaagttagcagttatcaaaccaataattaagaaacctgacctcgacccctgtcagctgtccaattacaggccaatatcaaacctccccatTATCTAtaagattctggaaaatatagtagtggagcagctatgcttatatctacatagaaatggcatacatgaactgtatcagtcaggatttaggcctcatcacagcacagagacagcactcgttaaagtagtaaatgacatcctattggcctctgatcaagtttgtgtaactatgcttgtattactcaacctcagtgcagcttttgacaccattgatcacgctattcttcttcacagattagaaaatgtagtaggaattaagggtacagccctctcctggctcagatcctatctgacccatcgttatcagtatgtagacttaaatggtgattattctgcatgttctctagtggagtttggcgttccgcagggttcagttttaggtccactgcttttttccctttacatgcttcctctaggcaacataatccgtaagcatggtattagttttcattgttatgctgacgacacacagttatatgtctcagcaaaacctgatgagaaaaaacagcttactaaagttaagcaatgtgtgcaggacataagaaattgaatgctaattaacttccttctgcttaatccggataagtcagaagttctagtcataggaccgcatacagctaggagtaaaatttaagatcacaccgtaactttagatgccctttctgttccattaagtgcaacagcaaaagaccttggtgtgattattgattccagcctttcatttgaagctcatgtagataatattaccaggatagcatttttttacctcagaaatattgccaagataagaaatttattgtcgctaaatgatgcagaaaaactagttcatgcttttatcacctctaggttggacatctcaggaagccctcatgtttgtgtttccttctggctctcccttttagttatgctgtcatagtcagtcctgccggagtctctgcttgcactctacagttaatatacattcacattattcattgtcatctctcctcttcttctctttctcccctctttccctttcctctctccccctgtctcccccattcactttttctctctctctgtcgagctacacatgtcgttcctgagctgccagtgatccggactccctctgccctctggacttgtctgacccatcctggtgcccacTTCTGGTTAAAAtatcgtcacatggatgccctgtgtgtctctttgggatgtgtctggtgtctggggatgattctctctaccttgaagatggttctggccttgactggtgttagcaactgtttctctggggacttgacagttcgatagttcaggactggaacttcctacaagtctacctgggtcttcaataactacctggactccatattaacatttattaaagctattatagctaaactgcctgccacctaacacactgtataaatgcagatcatttactgctttctgtttcacccaaatgaggatgggttccctgttgagtctggttcctctcaaggtttcttcctattaccatctcaggtagtttttccttgccactgtcgcccttggcttgctcaccagggacaaactgaccattttgattcatacaaattcacatttcatacaaacttaaataattcttttgattgtgtaaagctgctttgcggcaatgaaaattgctaaaagcgctatacaaataaaattgaattgaattgaataaggcACATCTGGGTGGTTATGGGTCCTGGTCAAGGGCCCTAGAGTGGTGATGCTGGACCTTGCTGGAAATGCtggctttattatttatttaaagcaacTCAGAATATTTACAACTTGGCTACTCTGGACAGTTAGGTCCATAAGCACCTGCGCAGTGACACAATCCTGTTAATTTTGTATCTTTTTacttatattaatttaaatgctgCAAAAACTGATAGGGTGGTATTTCACAGTACCCATAGATAATGACAAATATCATTATCTATGTGCATAGCATCTTAAGTTAGGAAACTTAGCATTTGGTCATGTCCATGGCTTACAGATGTAAAGGGCCGTAACTGACTGCAAAGGATttaaaagtacagtggaaccttggattatgagcataatttgttccggaagcaggctcgtattccaaacacttgtaaaccaaattgaattttccaataagaaataatgaaaaatctAATAATTAGTTTCACAACGACTGGCTAAGGGAGAAAATgcatgcatggatgttgattatactagtGAGAGATGCAcagtaagacccagcaggggaatCGATTACCCAtttctgcagcacaagagagagaaagaacattggctcagttgtgatcatgtgactcttgacgttaaaacaagaagcgcatgctatcatgatacatgatatctggtactcgtaaaccaagacttgcttgtttttcaagtcaaaatttatttaaaatctttgctcgtcttgcggaacactcgcaaaccgcgttactcacaatccaaggtttcactgtattcaaAACTGAACCTCACATTTTTAGTTTGCTTGTACTTTCAGCCTGTGAAAATGAAgggaaaatttaataaattgcttacatttggtttgtttacctccATTGAATTTAATCTGAAAATCTTAATCACTTCTTAATTAAATCTATTGTAATACAGGGGCCAAAGTtaaaaaacctgtgccatgGTCCAaatagttatataaaaaaaactttctcaaCTAATATACTGTTAATTTCATTCATGTCTATTGATTGATATATTGATTTCTGTCTAacatatatacaatattatttattctgttcatttaaactaaattttgaataatatttaaatagataTTTTTCTGTGTTTAAGCCAATTTGGGCATAATAaacaaaaggtaaaaaaaatatatatatatggctttGAGTTACCAACAGCTACCATACACTAAGAACAAAGTTACAAATCTGTCATTTAAGACTATTAATTTCCATTTAAAGGGGTATCTCATTTCACACCttatttatctaataaaaactGTTGTCATTTGAGACAACCGTATTTTATGCCTAATTAAAACTGGTATACTCACCCCGACAGTCTATGTTGTGGCATTCTGATTTGCATATATACCCACAATGGTCATAAACTGGTGTTATCTGTATTGAAGTcagattattttgttatttatgtacATAATAACTAACAGATTAGTCATGTGGCTTCAACTACTGTAAGTCTTAACAAATTATTTGTGGGAGGGAAACCTGGACACACCCATATTTTAAGATTTTCACATGGCCCAGAGAACTTCAAGTTTGCTTTAAGCTCCTCAAATTCTCCATTCTATGagacaaacagaaaacaaacagcatttaatataaaaagcaCCACAAACAAAAGATTTGCATAGATCTATCTACTAATGTGAACATACTTAAGCATCACTTACCGCTTTAACCTCAGTATAGTTTAGTATATTCGTTTCTCTTCGCAGTAGGATCTCGTACTTTTTTGTGCCCAAGAGAGGAGAGAATTTTACTTGTATTTCATCCTTTATCCAGACTGTAGTAATATCCCAGTTATCTGACAGTATAAGCAATAATGTGGTTGAACAGTGCACATTATGAATTATTATCTTaagaaatgaacaaacaaaggTTTGTCTAAAACTGGTTTAGActtttctgtgtgcatggagtttgcatgttctccctgtgcttggcggcttttcttcag
This region of Clarias gariepinus isolate MV-2021 ecotype Netherlands chromosome 9, CGAR_prim_01v2, whole genome shotgun sequence genomic DNA includes:
- the LOC128530164 gene encoding interleukin-17 receptor B, which translates into the protein MELTISISALCLCLFYLAASVTTAVNIVVTCTKTNDLTPDEWSTPPQSNPSPLHDLNVLLTPLNGTASLALNIAWSINVDSSVYSISGTWIEVNTDVRYRCKYQPPFTSDQAHIGDLDQLWFNFTTTDVNIDPSDLYEVTVYNLPPAPPNVRNNYLKWKMIHAPGCDHELMRDHSACLKKQQEPSIPTKGKKQSTQDNWDITTVWIKDEIQVKFSPLLGTKKYEILLRRETNILNYTEVKANGEFEELKANLKFSGPCENLKIWITPVYDHCGYICKSECHNIDCREPSTAAPTEEPKENQTCVILICIGCAAVIILLIIWQFWMRKRFDYSKSGLDSAGSVGVLVVYPAVDSVFQSAVMAIAEFLQCHRELKVIIDMWQRGSLAGQGTLRWLNSQVICADKVLIILPPQKNESSNDTACLISNKECVIADYTVPASACELFSLALNLVASCAHDPQQLQKFLVVHLDIDGHRSTTPVELRGCKALILPRELEKLHQLFSTQKNISGCRFKSCRCKEPAKKVRDAVQNLDRRNLMK